In one window of Accipiter gentilis chromosome 28, bAccGen1.1, whole genome shotgun sequence DNA:
- the POLB gene encoding DNA polymerase beta, whose translation MSKRKAPQESPNEGITDFLTELANYERNVNRAIHKYNAYRKAASVISRYPSKIRSGAEAKKLDGVGAKIAEKIDEFLSTGKLRKLEKIRQDDTSASINFLTRVTGIGPAAARKFVEEGIKTLEDLRKNEHKLTHHQRIGLKYFEDFEKRIPREEMLQMQEIVLKEVKKLDPNYIATVCGSFRRGAESSGDMDVLLTHPSFTSESSKQSKLLHQVVEQLEKVHFVTDVLSKGDTKFMGVCQLPDKEDGTAYPHRRIDIRLIPKDQYYCGVLYFTGSDIFNKNMRAHALEMGFTINEYTIRPLGVTGVAGEALPVECEKDIFDYIQWKYREPKDRSE comes from the exons ATGAGCAAGCGAAAGGCTCCTCAGGAGAGCCCCAACGAGGGCATCACCGACTTTCTTACCG AGCTGGCTAATTACGAGCGCAACGTGAACCGGGCCATTCACAAGTACAACGCGTACAG gaaagcagcttcGGTTATTTCCCGGTATCCCAGCAAGATCCGGAGCGGGGCCGAGGCCAAGAAGCTG GATGGAGTAGGTGCTAAAATAGCTGAGAAGATAGATGAGTTCTTATCCACTGGAAAACTACGCAAATTGGAAAAG atTCGACAAGATGATACAAGTGCATCTATCAATTTCTTGACACGAGTTACTGGCATTGg tcctgctgctgctaGGAAGTTTGTTGAAGAAGGAATCAAGACTTTAGAAG ATCTAAGAAAAAATGAGCACAAGCTGACCCATCATCAGCGAATTGGGTTGAA aTACTTTGAAGATTTTGAGAAAAGAATCCCAAGGGAAGAAATGCTGCAAATGCAG GAAATTGTGCTGAAAGAGGTAAAGAAGCTGGACCCAAACTATATTGCTACAGTCTGTGGCAGTTTTAGACGAG GAGCAGAGTCAAGTGGCGATATGGATGTTCTCCTAACCCATCCGAGTTTCACATCTGAATCATCCAAACAG TCAAAACTTCTGCATCAAGTTGTAGAACAACTGGAAAAAGTCCACTTTGTCACAGATGTGCTGTCTAAAGGTGACACCAAGTTCATG GGTGTCTGTCAGCTGCCAGATAAAGAAGATGGAACAGCCTATCCACATAGGAGAATTGATATCCG GCTTATCCCTAAAGATCAGTATTACTGTGGTGTACTGTATTTCACGGGAAGTGACATATTCAACAAGAACATGAGAGCTCATGCTCTGGAAATGGGCTTCACGATCAATGAGTATACAATCCGTCCCTTGGGTGTCACTG GAGTTGCCGGGGAAGCCCTACCAGTAGAATGTGAAAAAGACATCTTTGACTATATCCAGTGGAAATACCGAGAGCCAAAGGATCGGAGTGAATAA